In a single window of the Eshraghiella crossota genome:
- the rpoZ gene encoding DNA-directed RNA polymerase subunit omega — protein sequence MIHPSYTELMNVINKDVEPGEQPAIQSRYSLVIATSKRARQLIAGAQPYVNGKGKKPLSIAVEELYKGKVKIVGDVADNETK from the coding sequence ATGATTCATCCATCGTATACTGAATTAATGAATGTAATTAACAAGGATGTGGAACCGGGAGAGCAGCCTGCAATCCAGAGCAGGTATTCCCTTGTAATTGCTACATCAAAGAGAGCAAGACAGTTAATCGCCGGTGCACAGCCTTATGTAAATGGTAAAGGCAAGAAACCATTATCTATAGCTGTTGAAGAATTATATAAAGGAAAAGTTAAGATTGTTGGCGATGTAGCTGACAATGAGACAAAGTAA
- the gmk gene encoding guanylate kinase, producing the protein MNKGNLIVVSGFSGAGKGTVMNRLISEKEGYALSISATTRGMRPGETDGVSYFFKTREEFENMIKEDAFVEYACYVGNYYGTPKAFVEEKISEGKDVLLEIEIQGALKIKEKFPSAVLIFITTKDAKTLKDRLTGRGTETEDVIEKRLNRAAEEAKGVEAYDYIVVNDILEDCVETVDRIIKSEHNRTSEKISVIEDIRKELSKHTV; encoded by the coding sequence ATGAATAAAGGAAATTTGATTGTTGTGTCAGGTTTTTCAGGTGCGGGAAAAGGCACCGTTATGAACAGGCTGATATCGGAAAAAGAAGGATATGCCCTTTCAATATCGGCAACAACAAGAGGAATGAGACCGGGCGAGACAGACGGAGTTTCTTATTTTTTTAAGACCAGGGAAGAATTTGAGAATATGATAAAAGAAGACGCTTTTGTTGAATATGCGTGTTATGTAGGGAATTATTACGGAACTCCTAAAGCGTTTGTGGAAGAAAAGATTAGTGAAGGCAAAGATGTTCTCCTTGAAATTGAAATACAGGGCGCCTTAAAGATAAAAGAGAAATTTCCGTCAGCAGTTCTTATTTTTATAACAACAAAGGATGCAAAAACACTTAAAGACAGACTTACAGGAAGAGGAACAGAGACGGAAGATGTCATTGAAAAGAGACTTAACCGTGCGGCTGAAGAAGCCAAAGGCGTGGAAGCCTATGACTACATTGTTGTAAATGATATTCTGGAAGATTGTGTTGAAACAGTTGACAGAATCATAAAAAGTGAGCATAATAGAACAAGTGAAAAAATATCTGTAATAGAAGATATAAGAAAAGAATTATCTAAACATACTGTATAG
- a CDS encoding YicC/YloC family endoribonuclease: protein MIKSMTGFGRGEASDGDRKITIEMKSVNHRYFEPSIKMPKKLNFYEAGIRTELKKYINRGKVDIFISYEDYTENQYNLKYNETLAASYMDILKKISEQFEIDNDVKASSISRYPEVITMEEQSDDEEEIWIILKEALTQACEQFVATRITEGENLKNDMLGKLDYMLGLVDDIEKRSPEVVTEYRKKLIDKIHEVLNDASLDENRIATEVTIFADKICVDEETVRLRSHIESTRDTLIEGGNVGRKLDFIAQEMNREANTILSKANDLAISDNAISLKTEIEKVREQIQNIE, encoded by the coding sequence ATGATAAAAAGCATGACCGGATTCGGGAGAGGAGAGGCTTCTGACGGAGACAGAAAGATTACGATTGAGATGAAATCCGTTAATCACAGATATTTTGAACCGTCAATCAAGATGCCTAAGAAACTTAATTTCTATGAAGCAGGAATAAGAACAGAACTTAAGAAATATATAAACAGGGGCAAGGTTGATATTTTTATATCATATGAAGACTATACCGAGAATCAATATAACCTAAAATATAATGAAACCCTTGCTGCTTCGTATATGGATATATTAAAAAAGATATCGGAACAGTTTGAAATTGATAATGATGTGAAAGCATCCTCCATATCAAGATATCCGGAAGTTATCACAATGGAAGAACAAAGTGATGACGAAGAAGAAATCTGGATTATCCTTAAAGAGGCATTGACACAGGCGTGCGAGCAGTTTGTTGCTACCAGAATAACCGAGGGCGAGAATCTTAAAAATGATATGTTAGGCAAGCTTGATTATATGTTGGGACTTGTTGATGATATTGAAAAAAGAAGCCCTGAGGTTGTAACGGAATACAGAAAGAAGCTTATTGATAAGATTCATGAAGTACTTAATGATGCATCACTTGATGAGAACAGGATTGCTACGGAAGTAACGATTTTTGCGGATAAGATTTGTGTGGACGAAGAGACGGTAAGATTAAGAAGTCACATCGAAAGCACAAGAGATACCCTTATTGAGGGCGGTAACGTAGGACGTAAGCTTGATTTTATTGCGCAGGAAATGAACCGTGAGGCCAATACCATACTTTCAAAGGCTAATGACCTTGCCATATCCGACAATGCCATAAGTCTTAAGACAGAAATAGAAAAAGTCAGGGAACAGATACAGAATATTGAATAG
- a CDS encoding Rqc2 family fibronectin-binding protein, with protein sequence MAFDGITIRSLIFELNNKILNGRIDKIAQPEKDELLLTIKTPSGQQRLMLSVNASLPLAYLVSSNKPSPLTAPNFCMLLRKHINNGRITEISQPGLERIIDFKIEHLNELGDMCTKHLMVELMGKHSNIIFIDDNNKIIDSIKRINASVSSVREVLPGFDYFIPNTTDKADVLAMSEPEITEAIKDKALPVSKILYQSFTGISPQVNNEICDISGVEARKSVTGLSNNELTHFVRTFYNILDTVKSNDFNPVIITTGKDKIYDVINYGTSACDTVKYDSVSRMLEDYYKDKNISDRIRQRSADLRQIVSTALVRNYKKYDLQQKQLDDTSKRETYRIYGELLNVYGYEIPKDAKSCEVLNYYTNENITIPLDPQLSALENSKKYFAKYNKLKRTYEALSELVLSTKAEIDHLESINTALDIAVSYEDLGQIREELIEYGFIKKNLSKKGKEKKVKCVPFHYISSDGFDIYVGKNNIQNKELTFKFATGNDWWFHAKNMPGSHVIVKCDKKELPDKTYEEAAALAAYYSKGRTYEKVEVDYVERKQLKKVTGGAPGFVIYHTNYSMNISPDISKIKEVK encoded by the coding sequence ATGGCATTTGATGGAATTACTATAAGAAGTCTTATTTTTGAATTAAATAATAAAATATTAAACGGCAGGATTGATAAGATTGCCCAGCCTGAAAAGGACGAACTCCTTCTTACAATCAAGACGCCCTCCGGCCAGCAAAGACTCATGCTGTCCGTGAATGCAAGTCTGCCGCTGGCTTATCTTGTAAGCAGCAATAAGCCCTCTCCCCTTACTGCACCTAACTTCTGTATGCTTTTAAGAAAGCATATCAATAACGGACGTATTACGGAGATTTCCCAGCCCGGTTTAGAGCGTATAATTGATTTTAAAATTGAGCATCTTAACGAGCTTGGCGATATGTGCACAAAACACCTTATGGTGGAGCTTATGGGAAAACACAGTAATATCATATTTATTGACGATAACAACAAAATCATTGACAGTATCAAGCGTATAAATGCCAGCGTAAGTTCGGTAAGGGAAGTTCTTCCGGGTTTTGACTATTTTATTCCGAATACAACGGATAAAGCCGATGTCCTTGCCATGTCGGAACCTGAAATCACAGAGGCAATAAAGGATAAGGCACTTCCTGTTTCAAAAATACTTTATCAGAGCTTTACAGGTATAAGTCCACAGGTTAATAACGAAATATGCGATATATCAGGAGTGGAGGCAAGGAAATCCGTCACCGGGCTTTCCAATAACGAACTTACACACTTTGTAAGAACCTTTTATAACATTCTTGATACCGTAAAAAGCAATGATTTTAACCCTGTAATAATTACAACCGGCAAGGATAAAATATACGATGTTATAAATTACGGCACTTCTGCCTGCGATACCGTAAAATATGACTCCGTAAGCCGTATGCTTGAGGATTACTACAAGGATAAAAATATCTCCGACCGTATCAGACAACGTTCTGCCGATTTAAGACAGATTGTGTCCACGGCACTTGTAAGAAATTATAAAAAATATGATTTGCAGCAGAAACAGCTTGACGATACATCAAAAAGGGAAACTTACAGAATATACGGCGAACTTCTCAATGTTTACGGATATGAGATACCCAAAGATGCCAAATCCTGTGAGGTTCTTAATTATTATACCAATGAAAATATCACCATTCCTCTTGACCCACAGCTTTCGGCACTTGAAAACAGTAAAAAATATTTTGCAAAATACAATAAGTTAAAACGTACCTATGAAGCCCTTTCCGAGCTTGTTCTGTCGACAAAAGCGGAAATAGACCACCTTGAATCAATTAACACCGCCCTTGATATTGCGGTAAGTTATGAGGACCTTGGTCAAATCAGGGAAGAACTTATTGAATATGGCTTTATCAAGAAGAACTTGTCAAAAAAAGGGAAAGAAAAGAAAGTTAAATGTGTTCCGTTCCACTATATATCTTCGGACGGTTTTGATATATATGTAGGCAAAAACAATATCCAGAACAAGGAACTGACTTTTAAATTTGCAACAGGTAATGACTGGTGGTTCCACGCCAAAAATATGCCCGGTTCCCATGTAATTGTCAAGTGTGATAAAAAAGAACTTCCCGACAAGACTTATGAAGAGGCTGCTGCCCTTGCCGCTTACTACTCAAAAGGAAGAACTTATGAAAAAGTCGAGGTCGATTACGTTGAGAGAAAACAGCTTAAAAAAGTTACCGGTGGTGCTCCGGGCTTCGTAATCTACCATACAAATTATTCAATGAATATAAGTCCGGATATCAGCAAAATAAAGGAAGTAAAGTAA